The following proteins are encoded in a genomic region of Nocardioides sp. cx-173:
- a CDS encoding ABC transporter substrate-binding protein produces MTTSGIRRSLAVGSTLLVGSLVLTACGSDEEPTATTTGEGVLAEVCPETVVIQADWEPEAEHGGIYKLIGDDYTIDADAKSVTGPLIVDGEDSGVNIEIRIGGTSVGFQSAQSLIYQDRDIMFGYGRVGEYMATQADTPVIGVLASMAISPYAVYWDEETYPEVETIADLKDTGAPISVGSSEDVWVDYLVGTGVIDEDQVDRSDQNKPAAFVSAKGELAEAGFLTAEPFMYEEEIPEWGKPVKGQLIHDTGFPEYFQALTVSTATYEKEADCLKEIVPIMQQAQVDYINDATATNELVVELVKEYDTGWVYSLEGGEYAHKTGVELGVLGDSEDGVMGTFDLERVQTLIDIVDEYGKGDVSDATPETLVTNEFIDTSISAG; encoded by the coding sequence ATGACAACTTCAGGCATCCGACGGTCCCTGGCCGTCGGCTCCACCCTCCTCGTCGGCTCCCTGGTCCTGACCGCCTGCGGCTCGGACGAGGAGCCGACCGCCACCACCACCGGTGAGGGAGTCCTCGCCGAGGTCTGCCCCGAGACCGTGGTGATCCAGGCCGACTGGGAGCCCGAGGCAGAGCACGGCGGCATCTACAAGCTCATCGGCGACGACTACACGATCGACGCCGACGCCAAGTCGGTCACCGGCCCGCTCATCGTCGACGGCGAGGACAGCGGCGTGAACATCGAGATCCGCATCGGCGGCACCTCCGTCGGCTTCCAGTCCGCCCAGTCCCTGATCTATCAGGACCGCGACATCATGTTCGGCTACGGCCGCGTGGGCGAGTACATGGCCACGCAGGCCGATACCCCGGTCATCGGCGTCCTGGCCTCGATGGCGATCAGCCCGTACGCCGTCTACTGGGACGAGGAGACCTACCCCGAGGTCGAGACGATCGCGGACCTCAAGGACACGGGCGCCCCCATCTCGGTCGGCTCGTCCGAGGACGTCTGGGTCGACTACCTCGTCGGCACCGGGGTCATCGACGAGGACCAGGTCGACCGCAGCGACCAGAACAAGCCGGCCGCGTTCGTGAGCGCGAAGGGCGAGCTCGCCGAGGCGGGCTTCCTCACGGCCGAGCCCTTCATGTACGAGGAGGAGATCCCGGAGTGGGGCAAGCCCGTCAAGGGCCAGCTGATCCACGACACCGGCTTCCCCGAGTACTTCCAGGCGCTCACCGTCAGCACGGCGACGTACGAGAAGGAGGCCGACTGCCTCAAGGAGATCGTGCCGATCATGCAGCAGGCGCAGGTCGACTACATCAACGATGCGACGGCGACCAACGAGCTGGTCGTGGAGCTCGTCAAGGAGTACGACACCGGGTGGGTCTACAGCCTGGAGGGCGGCGAGTACGCCCACAAGACGGGCGTCGAGCTGGGGGTGCTCGGTGACAGCGAGGACGGCGTCATGGGCACGTTCGACCTCGAGCGGGTCCAGACCCTGATCGACATCGTCGACGAGTACGGCAAGGGCGACGTCTCCGACGCCACGCCCGAGACGCTGGTGACCAACGAGTTCATCGACACCTCGATCAGCGCCGGGTGA
- a CDS encoding aldehyde dehydrogenase family protein, which yields MTTTIWAPGTGQVLGDITALPLAGVAGIVGAARAAAGDWAGAAPHQRAEPLVAAADELALRVDELAGQHARESGKVLAQAHHEVLGAIALLRRNAELGRTAAGELAATGCLPGGERDITMIERVPLGVVVAVIPFNFPVELTMEKAAAALAAGNVAIVKLPPQNPLTTAAVLDVLERHLPTGVLQQVYADTETSAALCAAPGVDAVSLTGSVGAGVAVARATAGVLRPLHLELGGNGAAIVRADADLDHVVTECLRGRLLMNGQACAATKRVVAHRSVAADLTERLVAALSDVAPTDPLSPGARLGPLIDAGAAARVEEQVQRAIADGATRALGAPPDGAWFAPTVLADVPAEAAVLHDDEIFGPVLPVTAYDDDSEALALANATRLRLTAAVFSADLPTALAMAERLDFGGVVVNGTNNYRPPIVPFGGVDLAGAGREGLGWTFQELTRTRFIALRGVRPAGIVPIPKGAS from the coding sequence GTGACCACAACGATCTGGGCGCCCGGGACCGGACAGGTCCTCGGCGACATCACCGCACTGCCGCTCGCGGGCGTAGCGGGCATCGTCGGCGCGGCGCGCGCGGCCGCGGGCGACTGGGCGGGGGCGGCGCCCCACCAGCGCGCCGAGCCGCTCGTCGCGGCGGCCGACGAGCTGGCCCTGCGCGTCGACGAGCTGGCCGGCCAGCACGCCCGCGAGTCGGGCAAGGTGCTCGCCCAGGCACACCACGAGGTCCTCGGCGCGATCGCCCTGCTGCGCCGCAACGCCGAGCTCGGCCGCACCGCGGCCGGTGAGCTGGCGGCGACCGGCTGCCTCCCGGGCGGCGAGCGCGACATCACCATGATCGAGCGGGTGCCGCTCGGCGTCGTGGTCGCGGTGATCCCCTTCAACTTCCCGGTCGAGCTGACCATGGAGAAGGCGGCGGCCGCACTGGCGGCCGGCAATGTCGCGATCGTCAAGCTCCCCCCGCAGAACCCCCTCACGACCGCCGCCGTGCTCGACGTGCTGGAGCGCCACCTCCCGACCGGGGTCCTCCAGCAGGTGTACGCCGATACCGAGACCTCCGCGGCGCTCTGCGCCGCACCCGGGGTGGACGCGGTGTCCCTGACCGGGTCCGTCGGCGCCGGGGTGGCGGTGGCCCGAGCGACCGCGGGCGTCCTGCGCCCCCTGCACCTCGAGCTCGGCGGCAACGGCGCCGCGATCGTGCGGGCCGACGCCGACCTCGACCACGTCGTCACCGAGTGCCTGCGGGGCCGGCTGCTCATGAACGGCCAGGCCTGCGCGGCCACCAAGCGCGTCGTCGCCCACCGCAGCGTCGCGGCCGACCTGACCGAGCGCCTGGTCGCCGCGCTGAGCGACGTGGCCCCCACCGACCCGCTGTCGCCGGGAGCCCGCCTGGGGCCGCTCATCGACGCGGGCGCGGCCGCACGGGTGGAGGAGCAGGTGCAGCGCGCGATCGCCGACGGCGCCACGCGTGCGCTCGGCGCTCCCCCGGACGGCGCCTGGTTCGCTCCGACCGTCCTCGCCGACGTGCCCGCCGAGGCGGCGGTGCTCCACGACGACGAGATCTTCGGGCCGGTGCTGCCCGTGACGGCCTACGACGACGACTCCGAGGCGCTCGCGCTCGCCAACGCCACCCGCCTGCGGCTGACCGCCGCCGTCTTCTCCGCCGACCTGCCGACCGCGCTGGCCATGGCGGAACGGCTCGACTTCGGCGGCGTCGTCGTCAACGGCACCAACAACTACCGCCCTCCGATCGTGCCGTTCGGAGGAGTCGACCTCGCCGGCGCCGGGCGCGAGGGCCTCGGCTGGACCTTCCAGGAGCTCACCCGCACCCGCTTCATCGCGCTGCGCGGTGTCCGCCCCGCCGGCATCGTCCCGATCCCGAA